A single window of Culicoides brevitarsis isolate CSIRO-B50_1 chromosome 3, AGI_CSIRO_Cbre_v1, whole genome shotgun sequence DNA harbors:
- the LOC134833772 gene encoding transmembrane protein 208 — MESKKPGKQGTKGAKQIVEENKATLKFYLYMISGSAVAYFLLQLIFGSLSSWGTITLTVISLLAQIASYKFMEMMSRPNITETGQVLDAGTDLNMEGGIAEHVKDVIILTSGTMLLSIFSHYFWWALLFAPLRALYMLWGSVIQPWLQQKDEKPEQVDDKKQKKLERRMKRTNVR; from the coding sequence ATGGAGTCGAAAAAGCCCGGAAAGCAAGGCACGAAGGGCGCCAAACAAATTGTCGAAGAAAATAAAGCCACACTAAAGTTCTATCTTTACATGATTTCGGGATCTGCCGTCGCTTACTTCTTGTTGCAGTTGATTTTCGGCTCGTTATCATCATGGGGCACGATAACGCTGACAGTAATTTCACTTTTAGCTCAAATCGCGTCCTACAAATTCATGGAAATGATGTCTCGACCGAACATTACGGAAACTGGGCAAGTTTTGGATGCCGGCACGGATCTCAATATGGAAGGAGGCATCGCAGAACACGTTAAAGATGTCATAATTCTCACGTCAGGCACGATGCTGCTCTCGATTTTCTCGCATTACTTTTGGTGGGCTTTGCTCTTTGCGCCGTTGAGAGCTCTTTACATGCTTTGGGGCAGCGTCATTCAACCTTGGTTGCagcaaaaagacgaaaaaccCGAACAAGTTGACgataaaaagcagaaaaaacttGAACGGAGGATGAAACGAACGAacgttcgataa
- the LOC134835116 gene encoding ATP-dependent RNA helicase SUV3 homolog, mitochondrial, which produces MIRRPQSLANLCKSLTNLRVSRQFQPFLVHTRGKKNKVDLSQLVTPVPIKPSPDDINVGAELSGKIDKTALLKILNQFTHQKEIRNLCLENALDESFQQTAFMSFRKYCMEMESLPVDLHITISDILQGAGHPTDLFPYFLRHAKQIFPHLDCMDDLKKISDLREPANWYPSARAINRKIIFHSGPTNSGKTYHAMQRFAKAKSGVYCGPLKLLAQEVYHKINASGTDCDLVTGEERKFAQGEGNPSPHVSCTVEMTSVNTPYEVAVIDEIQQIKDPGRGWAWTRAFLGLIADEIHVCGEPGTAQLLQRLCDITGETLEIRHYKRLTSLTIEKTALGSLNNVQPGDCIVCFSKNDIYSVSRQIEASGKEVAVIYGSLPPNTKIAQSAKFNDVNNSCKVMVATDAIGMGLNLSIRRVIFYSLIKPMVNEKGEKEMDTISVSQALQIAGRAGRYGTQWEHGYVTTYKHEDLPTLNKLLASPTEPITQAGLHPTADQIELYAFHLPNSSLSNLIDIFITLSTVDDSLYFMCNIDDFKFLAEMIQHVPLPLRARYVFCCAPINRKMPLVCSMFLKYARQYSKNEPVTFDWLSTHVAWPWSMPKTIVDLVNLEAVFDTLDLYLWLSYRFMDIFPDAKLVRDMQKELDQIIQQGVFQITKLLKNSETPISSNTPDEDSFALSTRKNQYNRNTVNVTKSLFEDGFFSDDEKMQRRGKEMSKSPLKYGKLSKKLIEQGLLTPEMLEMLKKEWSANENNSNNDDDGPFHVGGSGRRGRKK; this is translated from the exons ATGATCCGTCGACCCCAATCTCTTGCTAATTTGTGCAAATCACTGACAAACCTCCGTGTTTCACGCCAATTTCAGCCATTCCTCGTTCACACAAGAGGCAAAAAGAACAAAGTCGACCTCTCGCAACTTGTGACTCCCGTTCCCATCAAACCATCGCCCGATGACATCAACGTTGGCGCCGAACTATCGggaaaaatcgacaaaactGCCCTTCTGAAGATCCTGAATCAGTTTACGCATCAAAAGGAAATCCGGAATTTGTGCTTGGAAAATGCTCTTgatg aGAGTTTTCAACAAACCGCCTTCATGAGTTTCCGCAAATATTGCATGGAAATGGAATCCCTGCCCGTCGATTTGCACATCACAATTAGTGACATCCTTCAAGGCGCCGGTCATCCAACGGATCTCTTTCCGTACTTTCTGCGACACGCGAAGCAAATTTTTCCGCATCTCGATTGCATGGATGACTTGAAGAAAATCTCGGATTTGCGTGAACCCGCAAATTGGTATCCGAGTGCGAGAGCGATAAatcggaaaattatttttcattcggGACCCACGAATTCGGGAAAGACGTATCATGCGATGCAGCGATTCGCAAAGGCGAAATCCGGGGTTTATTGCGGACCATTGAAGTTGTTGGCGCAAGAAGTTTATCACAAAATCAATGCAAGCGGGACGGATTGCGATTTAGTGACGGgagaagagagaaaatttgCACAAGGAGAGGGAAATCCGTCGCCGCATGTTTCGTGTACTGTGGAAATGACGTCGGTTAATACTCcat acgaaGTAGCTGTAATCGATGAAATCCAACAAATAAAAGACCCAGGACGAGGATGGGCCTGGACTCGTGCCTTTCTCGGCTTAATTGCTGACGAAATCCACGTTTGTGGCGAACCCGGAACAGCTCAATTGCTCCAACGTTTATGCGACATAACCGGCGAAACTCTCGAAATTCGTCATTACAAACGCCTCACAAGTCTCACAATCGAAAAAACCGCTCTTGGCTCCTTAAACAACGTTCAACCCGGCGATTGTATCGTGTGTTTCAGCAAAAACGACATTTACTCCGTGTCGCGACAAATCGAAGCAAGCGGCAAAGAAGTTGCTGTAATTTACGGAAGTCTCCCCCCGAACACTAAAATCGCTCAATCCGCGAAATTTAATGATGTGAACAACAGTTGCAAAGTCATGGTAGCTACCGACGCAATCGGGATGGGTCTCAATTTGAGCATTCGTCGCGTCATTTTTTACTCTTTAATCAAGCCGATGGTCAACGAAAAGGGCGAAAAGGAGATGGATACGATTTCGGTGTCGCAAGCCTTGCAAATCGCAGGTCGAGCGGGCAGATATGGGACTCAATGGGAACACGGGTATGTCACAACTTACAAACACGAAGATTTGCCGACGTTAAATAAGCTTCTGGCAAGCCCGACGGAGCCAATTACGCAAGCAGGACTTCATCCGACGGCAGATCAGATCGAATTGTACGCTTTTCATTTGCCAAACTCGTCGTTGAGTAATTTGATCGATATTTTTATCACACTTTCGACTGTCGACGACTCGCTTTATTTCATGTGCAACATTGACGACTTCAAATTTCTCGCGGAAATGATCCAACATGTCCCGTTGCCGCTTCGTGCTCGTTATGTTTTCTGTTGTGCGCCAATAAATCGCAAAATGCCGCTCGTTTGTTCGATGTTTTTGAAATACGCGCGTCAATATAGCAAAAATGAGCCCGTGACGTTCGATTGGTTATCGACCCACGTCGCTTGGCCATGGAGCATGCCAAAAACCATCGTCGATTTAGTCAATTTGGAAGCTGTTTTCGACACTTTGGACTTGTATTTGTGGCTCAGTTACCGATTTATGGATATTTTCCCCGACGCGAAACTCGTTAGAGACATGCAAAAGGAACTCGACCAAATAATCCAACAAGGCGTCTTCCAAATTACGAAACTTTTGAAGAATTCCGAGACCCCGATCTCGTCAAATACTCCCGATGAGGATAGTTTTGCCTTAAGTACGCGGAAAAATCAGTACAACAGAAATACGGTTAATGTCACGAAAAGTCTCTTTGAAGACGGGTTCTTCTCAGATGATGAAAAGATGCAAAGAAGAGGGAAGGAAATGTCGAAAAGTCCGTTGAAATATGGGAAGTTGTCGAAAAAACTCATTGAACAGGGTTTGTTGACGCCTGAGATGTTGGAAATGTTGAAGAAAGAATGGAGTGCGAATgagaataattcaaataatgacGACGATGGGCCCTTTCATGTTGGCGGAAGCGGGAGAAGAGGGAGGAAAAAGTAG
- the LOC134834328 gene encoding probable dolichyl pyrophosphate Glc1Man9GlcNAc2 alpha-1,3-glucosyltransferase: protein MFWTIFGAITGLKLLLMPAYFSTDFEVHRNWLALTHSLPLSKWYYEATSIWTLDYPPLFAYFEWMLSQIAFFFDPAMLDVENLDYASPMTVIFQRLSVIVTDVVYALGVKACLDAMNLEKSKKLIGAGLLLGNIGLLMVDHVHFQYNGLLFGIMLLSIARILQEKYLQAAFYFAYLLHMKHIYIYIAPVYGIYLFKVYCLGKRGNFFLNLTKLGLVVVSVTAISLGPFVNHIPQLVARLFPFKRGLSHAYWAPNFWAVYNFIDKFAAILMKRKGDVAAGTGGLVKTYEHQILPQISPLMTFLITFLAMLPIIVKLFFVKNASPRIFIKAVTLCACTSFLFGWHVHEKAILLVLIPLSLLSVVEKFDARMSLFLGTVGYYSLFPLLFKTNLIFIKIGLFGAYTALTVIAFQGIFNKKCLLRHHEVLYLMGLLGLFVYENFFHYLLKFNLVFPFLPLMLTSVYCAVGVLYFWLIYYVDFLRLSSSEIKVKTK from the exons ATGTTTTGGACGATATTTGGCGCTATTACGGGCTTGAAACTCCTCTTAATGCCGGCTTA CTTCTCAACCGACTTTGAAGTTCACCGAAATTGGCTCGCACTGACACATTCCCTACCTCTGAGCAAATGGTATTACGAAGCAACCAGCATTTGGACCCTTGACTATCCCCCGCTCTTCGCATATTTCGAATGGATGCTCTCGCAAATCGCATTTTTCTTCGACCCGGCGATGCTTGACGTGGAAAATTTGGATTACGCTTCGCCGATGACTGTAATTTTCCAAAGATTGAGTGTAATTGTCACGGATGTCGTTTACGCGCTCGGCGTGAAAGCCTGTTTGGATGCCATGAACttggaaaaatcgaaaaaactcATCGGAGCGGGACTTTTATTGGGAAATATCGGCTTGTTGATGGTCGATCACGTGCATTTTCAGTACAATGGACTCTTATTTGGGATTATGTTGCTGAGTATCGCGCGAATTTTgcaggaaaaatatttgcaagcTGCTTTTTACTTCGCTTATTTGCTCCATATGAAGcatatttacatttatatCGCTCCGGTATACggaatttacctttttaaggTCTATTGTCTcggaaaaagaggaaatttctTCCTAAATTTGACGAAATTGGGCCTTGTAGTTGTTTCGGTGACGGCAATCTCGTTGGGACCTTTCGTAAATCACATTCCGCAACTCGTGGCGCGACTTTTTCCGTTTAAACGAGGCTTGTCGCACGCTTATTGGGCTCCCAACTTCTGGGCTGTGTACAATTTCATCGATAAATTCGCCGCAATTCTCATGAAAAGGAAAGGAGATGTCGCCGCAGGCACCGGAGGACTCGTTAAAACGTACGAACATCAAATTTTGCCACAAATTTCGcctttaatgacttttttgatCACATTTCTCGCCATGTTGCCGATCattgtgaaattatttttcgttaaaaacgcCTCGCctcgaattttcatcaaagcAGTGACCTTGTGTGCTTGCACTTCGTTCCTTTTCGGATGGCATGTGCACGAAAAAGCGATTTTATTGGTGCTGATTCCGCTTTCGTTGCTTTCCGTTGTCGAGAAATTCGATGCACGGATGAGTTTGTTCCTTGGGACTGTCGGATATTATTCGCTTTTTCCACTTTTGTTCAAgacgaatttaattttcatcaaaattgggtTGTTTGGAGCTTATACGGCGCTTACGGTGATTGCTTTTCAagggatttttaataaaaaatgtcttttgagGCATCATGAGGTGCTGTACCTGATGGGACTTTTGGGATTGTtcgtttatgaaaatttcttccattatttgttgaaatttaatttagtttttccgTTTTTGCCGTTGATGTTGACGAGCGTTTATTGCGCGGTAGGAGTGCTGTACTTTTGGCTGATTTATTACGTGGATTTTTTGAGGTTGAGTAGTTCTGAAATTAAAGTTAAGAcgaaataa
- the LOC134833773 gene encoding uncharacterized protein LOC134833773, with amino-acid sequence MDNTPKQSFFKRNLVAIVMIPFVICAHIGWQRMQYVEELVPAHERKIVNVAVEAPKKVIGRVLHTIFPSDETEKPEKK; translated from the exons atggataaCACTCCGAAACAATCTTTCTTCAAGAGAAATCTCGTCGCCATCGTGATGATCCCGTTCGTCATTTGTGCTCACATCGGTTGGCAACGAATGCAGTACGTCGAAGAATTGGTTCCTGCTCACGAACGAAAGATCGTCAATGTCGCTGTTgag gcTCCAAAGAAGGTTATCGGGAGAGTTTTGCACACAATATTTCCGAGCGATGAGACCGAAAAacctgagaaaaaataa